The Thermococcus henrietii genome segment CTGGATAAGGCTTGAGACGAGGCCGCCAAACCTCGAGGGCAAGGGAGAGGTCACGATGGACGACCTCGTCAAGAACACCCTCCGTATGCGTCCTGATAGAATCATCGTCGGTGAGGTTCGTGGTCCAGAGGCAAGGACGATGTTCACTGCCATGAACACGGGCCACGATGGCTGTATGGGCACGATTCACGCCAACAGTGCCCGTGAGACGATAGTCAGGCTGGAGAGCCCGCCGATGAACGTTCCGAGGATTATGATTCCTGCCCTCGATATAATCATCATGCAGGTCCGCTTCCACAGCAGAAAGAAGGGAACCATAAGGCGCGTCACGGAGATAGCGGAGGTTTCAGGAATAGAGGGGGAGAGCATACAGCTCAACAAGCTCTACAAGTACGACCCTGCTAAAGATGAGCTCGTTCCGACTGGCGTTCCGAGCAGGACCCTTAACACCCTCGCTCACCATACCGGAATGAGCATGAGGGAGATAGAGCTTGAAATCGAGAAGCGCAAGATAATCCTTGAATGGATGATTGAGAACGGAATCAGAAGCATAGACAAGGTCGGCTATTACATCAGACAGTTCTACATTGATGAGGAGGGCCTCATGAAAAAGATAGCCTCCGAGAGTAGCATGGAAACCAGCAAACAGATTCAAAGAATGATGTGAGGTGTTGACATGGGGTTCATAGAGTTCCTTGAGAGGTTGGGTGGGAAGACGATAGAGATTACCGAAAAGCCAATGCGTCGTGTTCCTAAGGGCAAGTCGATTCAGGAGAGACTCCGCGCTCTCAAGGAGCTTCAAAAGGAGATAGAAGAGGAGAAACGAGAGAGTGAGCAGGAAAAACTCGTTGAGGAGGTCATTGAGTGGCGTAAGGAGGAAATAAGCCAGCCTTTCTCAGAGAGACTCGCCGAGGTGGTACTTAAGTACTTTAAGGGACCCGTTGAAGCGCTGACTAACTCCATTAAGGGGCTTGACAGGGACCTTTACAGGGCCAACATATTCATGCCAAAGGAGAAGTACGTCGCCTACATGCTCGGGGTTGCCATGATGGCAGCGTTCTTTGGTTTCCTTTTTGCTTATCTTCTCTACATGCCCCTGAGTACGTCTCTCCTCATAGGACTCCTCGGGTTCTTTGGTGGATTCTTCTACATGAGACAGTACCCCAAGATGGTGTGGCGCAAGCGCGTGGCAGAAGTTGAGAGAACAATGCCCTATGCCCTAAGGCACATGGCATCCCTCCTCAGTGCCGGCGTTGGTATAGCCGAGGCCATACTCTCAGTTGCCAAAGCTGATTACGGCGTTCTCTCGGAGGAGTTCGAGTTAATCCTTAGGGACATGAGAACTGGTTCATCCTTTGAGGATGCCCTGACCAAGTTCGAGGAGAAAATGGCATCTGAGAACATAAGCAGAGTTACCAAGCAGATTCTGAGGGCCGTTAAATTCGGCGGAAACCTAGCGGAGATACTCTACAAGCTCGCTGAGGACTTCTCCTTTGAGTACAGGATGAAGCTCGTGGAATACGTTCAGAAGGTCAACGGTATAGCTTTTATCTACATGTTCATGACCATAGTCATGCCGACTATGTTCGTCGTTGGTGTCTTGGCAGGTTCTGTTATGGCCCAGCAGCTCATCTTCAACGTTCAAACCCTGGCGGTTATACTAATCCTTGCATTCCCCGCGATGTCGCTGATTATCATCAACATGATTAAGAAGGCTGAGCCGAGGTGAAACCATGGCGAGAAGGGGTGTCACATCACTCTTGGTGTCCCTTGTTGAGAGACTGATACCTGAGAGGCATTTAAAACGCTACGAACTCTACATCTACTCCGCCGGAATCAACTTTCTCGCAACGGAGTACCTGGTGATTTCATTCCTCATGGGTGTCATAGTCGGATTGCTCGTTGCTTTGCTGACTACGGGTCTCTATGGCCTCGTTGCATTCATTGGCGGTTTCATCGGTATGGCTTTTGTGTACCCCTACTGGAGGATATCCAAGAGGATTGAGGACATGGAGAAGAACCTTCCAGACGCGTTCTTCTACCTTGCCAGCTCCCTCAGGGCGGGCATATCCTTTTCAGAAGCTCTCGAAGAGCTAACGACTGCTAAATTCGGGGCCCTCACCGAGGAGTTTA includes the following:
- a CDS encoding type II secretion system F family protein; amino-acid sequence: MGFIEFLERLGGKTIEITEKPMRRVPKGKSIQERLRALKELQKEIEEEKRESEQEKLVEEVIEWRKEEISQPFSERLAEVVLKYFKGPVEALTNSIKGLDRDLYRANIFMPKEKYVAYMLGVAMMAAFFGFLFAYLLYMPLSTSLLIGLLGFFGGFFYMRQYPKMVWRKRVAEVERTMPYALRHMASLLSAGVGIAEAILSVAKADYGVLSEEFELILRDMRTGSSFEDALTKFEEKMASENISRVTKQILRAVKFGGNLAEILYKLAEDFSFEYRMKLVEYVQKVNGIAFIYMFMTIVMPTMFVVGVLAGSVMAQQLIFNVQTLAVILILAFPAMSLIIINMIKKAEPR